The following are from one region of the Pseudodesulfovibrio piezophilus C1TLV30 genome:
- the rpmB gene encoding 50S ribosomal protein L28: MSQVCDICGKGPQSGNNVSHSHIKTKRRFMPNLQKVRHQLESGQVVSIKACTRCIRNGAITKPVAAPKTGA, from the coding sequence ATGTCCCAGGTTTGCGATATATGTGGTAAAGGTCCCCAGAGCGGCAACAATGTCAGCCACTCCCACATCAAGACCAAACGCCGTTTCATGCCTAACCTGCAAAAGGTCCGCCACCAGTTGGAGTCCGGGCAGGTTGTGAGCATTAAGGCTTGCACGCGCTGCATTCGTAACGGAGCTATCACCAAGCCCGTCGCCGCCCCAAAGACCGGCGCCTAA